A DNA window from Pseudoalteromonas spongiae UST010723-006 contains the following coding sequences:
- a CDS encoding FKBP-type peptidyl-prolyl cis-trans isomerase → MSDKFNSNAEKASYGIGLQMGEQLKSNPFEGLNLNSVFEGMKDAYTGADFQVEIPAIQAAFEEINAEITKRREEEAKVLAAEGESFLAENAKRAEVTVTASGLQYEVLTTGEGDKPTAESTVRTHYHGTLINGDVFDSSYDRGQPAEFPVGGVIKGWTEALQMMPVGSKWRLYVPHDLAYGERGAGASIAPFSTLIFDVELLDIL, encoded by the coding sequence ATGTCAGATAAATTTAATTCAAATGCTGAAAAAGCAAGCTACGGTATCGGTCTACAAATGGGTGAGCAACTTAAGTCAAACCCATTTGAAGGTTTAAACTTAAACTCAGTATTTGAAGGCATGAAAGATGCTTACACTGGTGCTGACTTCCAAGTTGAGATCCCAGCTATTCAAGCAGCATTTGAAGAAATTAATGCTGAAATCACAAAGCGTCGTGAAGAAGAAGCAAAAGTACTTGCAGCTGAAGGCGAATCTTTCCTTGCTGAAAACGCTAAGCGTGCTGAAGTAACGGTAACTGCATCAGGTCTACAGTATGAAGTACTAACAACAGGTGAAGGTGACAAGCCAACAGCTGAATCAACAGTACGTACTCATTACCACGGTACATTAATTAATGGTGATGTATTCGATAGCAGCTACGATCGCGGCCAGCCAGCTGAGTTCCCAGTAGGCGGTGTTATCAAAGGTTGGACTGAAGCATTACAAATGATGCCAGTTGGTTCAAAATGGCGTTTATACGTACCACACGACCTAGCTTATGGCGAGCGTGGTGCTGGTGCATCAATCGCACCTTTCTCAACACTTATCTTCGATGTTGAGTTATTAGATATCCTATAA
- a CDS encoding SLC13 family permease, giving the protein MNNNNKHILIGVVLCLVAYLASRYLWLQPDTISFTLAITVITAYFWVTEALPIPLTSVIPIGLFPFVGVLTHQQAASSLGSHVIVLLMGAFMLAVGIEKSGVHRRIAFAILKVIGGDSALRIIFAIMATSSILSMWISNTATVVALLPVVLAICASTDDNRFKIALLLGLAYSASLGGVGTLIGTPPNVIFASVYEEFAGEEYGFIRWMKVTVPIIVISIPLMALWLARGIRLSSAIHLPKCDGWSIAEKRVLVIFALVALLWVFRKEPLGGWSQMLDINTVGDSSVALLGVLAMAITSNGKGGRILEWQDAKEIPWGMLLLFAGGICIAKAFVSSGLSELLGQFFVALGTLPVLLSLFALAIGVSFLTEITSNTATATLMMPIIASAAIALNLPIELLMIPVVISCSCAFCLPVATAPNSIVFASGEVSIKDMAKQGVALNVLVASIVALVSFYFLT; this is encoded by the coding sequence ATGAATAACAATAATAAACATATTTTGATTGGGGTTGTTTTGTGCCTGGTTGCTTATTTAGCATCACGATATTTATGGCTGCAACCCGATACCATTTCCTTTACCTTAGCAATTACCGTTATTACCGCCTATTTTTGGGTGACTGAGGCACTACCAATACCGCTTACGTCGGTCATACCGATAGGTTTGTTTCCATTTGTTGGCGTATTAACGCACCAGCAAGCAGCATCATCGCTAGGTTCACACGTTATTGTATTGTTGATGGGCGCGTTTATGTTAGCGGTGGGAATTGAAAAATCTGGCGTTCATCGACGCATTGCATTTGCCATTTTGAAAGTCATTGGTGGCGACAGCGCACTTCGCATTATTTTTGCCATTATGGCAACTAGCAGCATTTTGTCTATGTGGATTTCAAACACCGCGACAGTCGTTGCGTTGCTCCCTGTGGTGCTCGCGATTTGCGCATCAACCGATGATAATCGATTTAAAATCGCCTTATTGCTAGGGCTGGCATATTCGGCGTCGTTGGGTGGGGTAGGAACACTGATTGGTACGCCACCAAATGTGATTTTTGCGTCGGTTTATGAAGAGTTTGCTGGCGAGGAATACGGTTTTATTCGCTGGATGAAAGTAACCGTGCCGATTATTGTGATTTCAATTCCATTAATGGCGCTATGGCTTGCCCGTGGCATTCGTTTATCGTCGGCTATTCATCTGCCTAAGTGCGATGGTTGGAGCATTGCAGAAAAACGCGTGTTAGTGATTTTTGCACTGGTTGCGCTACTTTGGGTATTTCGTAAAGAACCACTTGGCGGCTGGTCACAGATGCTTGATATTAATACCGTAGGGGATTCGTCGGTTGCCTTGTTAGGTGTTCTTGCAATGGCAATAACCAGTAATGGCAAAGGGGGTCGTATTCTCGAATGGCAGGACGCGAAAGAAATCCCATGGGGCATGCTGCTGTTATTTGCCGGTGGTATTTGTATTGCTAAAGCGTTTGTTTCAAGCGGATTAAGTGAGTTACTCGGTCAGTTTTTTGTGGCATTGGGTACGTTACCTGTACTACTTAGTTTGTTTGCATTGGCGATAGGCGTCTCGTTCTTAACTGAAATTACCTCTAACACCGCAACAGCGACACTTATGATGCCAATTATCGCAAGTGCTGCCATTGCACTTAATTTACCAATTGAACTATTAATGATCCCTGTGGTGATTAGCTGCTCGTGTGCATTTTGTTTACCGGTTGCAACGGCACCTAATTCAATTGTTTTTGCTAGTGGCGAAGTGTCAATTAAAGATATGGCAAAACAAGGCGTTGCACTCAATGTTTTAGTTGCGTCAATCGTTGCGTTAGTGAGTTTTTATTTCTTGACATAA
- the nagZ gene encoding beta-N-acetylhexosaminidase, translating into MLGPITTGIDDKTLSQEELELLAHPLVGGVILFSRNFENIEQLCALTKHIKTINPALLISVDHEGGRVQRFRDGFTELPSMSDAFMFANNGLNDIGWTLAAELLACQIDFSYAPCVDVNGISQVVGNRAFSSEPMDVINGAKALIGGLHSAGMKSVIKHFPGHGSVGPDSHIAMPKDDRSFREISQFDLLPFKALIDLGIADAVMPAHVIYSEVDENPACFSPFWLQKVLRQQLGFNGPVISDDMGMQGAVQVGDYVTRVTKALQAGCDNALLCNEKEGLYQVLDGLSVADFQEHGSRMKVFHQKRYPSWDDVKRDARWQNCQKLIKS; encoded by the coding sequence ATGCTAGGACCGATTACCACAGGCATTGATGATAAAACATTATCTCAAGAAGAGCTTGAACTATTAGCGCACCCATTAGTGGGCGGCGTAATTTTGTTTTCCCGTAACTTTGAAAATATCGAGCAACTGTGCGCGCTAACAAAACACATTAAAACCATCAATCCAGCACTATTAATTTCAGTTGATCATGAAGGCGGTCGTGTACAGCGTTTTCGTGACGGGTTTACTGAATTGCCAAGTATGTCGGATGCATTTATGTTTGCTAATAACGGCTTAAATGACATTGGCTGGACACTTGCTGCAGAGTTGCTTGCCTGTCAAATTGATTTCTCGTACGCCCCTTGTGTTGACGTGAATGGTATTTCACAAGTGGTTGGCAATCGTGCTTTTTCGTCTGAACCCATGGATGTAATCAATGGCGCGAAAGCGCTGATTGGTGGTTTACACAGTGCAGGTATGAAATCGGTTATTAAGCATTTTCCGGGTCACGGCTCGGTCGGTCCAGATTCGCACATTGCGATGCCGAAAGATGATCGTAGTTTTAGAGAGATAAGTCAGTTTGATTTACTGCCGTTTAAAGCGTTAATTGATTTAGGCATTGCGGATGCAGTGATGCCCGCGCACGTGATCTACTCTGAAGTTGATGAAAATCCAGCGTGTTTTTCGCCATTTTGGTTGCAAAAGGTGTTACGACAGCAGCTTGGTTTTAACGGCCCTGTGATATCTGACGATATGGGAATGCAAGGCGCAGTGCAAGTGGGGGATTATGTCACCCGAGTGACAAAAGCCTTGCAAGCCGGGTGCGATAACGCACTACTGTGCAATGAAAAAGAAGGACTTTACCAAGTACTTGATGGGCTTTCTGTAGCAGATTTTCAAGAACACGGTTCACGTATGAAGGTGTTTCATCAAAAGCGTTATCCAAGTTGGGATGATGTGAAACGTGATGCACGATGGCAAAATTGCCAAAAACTGATAAAAAGTTAA
- a CDS encoding NAD(P)H nitroreductase, with translation MNALELLLERQSDSKLTTPGPTTEQLDIIKQAALRAPDHAALKPWQFILVEGDAREKLGEIYYQAALNNNADDTVLARAKELPLRAPLIIICIAKYKPHDKVPRIEQVQSAGCAVMAMQQAAFAQGLAGVWRTGTYAQDDYVKQALNLAPEDELVGFLYLGSKVNDFKKSRNIDVNDFFTSL, from the coding sequence ATGAACGCATTAGAACTCTTATTAGAACGTCAATCAGACAGTAAACTTACTACACCAGGCCCAACAACAGAGCAGTTGGATATTATTAAACAAGCAGCGCTTCGCGCGCCAGATCATGCAGCGCTTAAGCCATGGCAGTTTATTCTTGTTGAAGGTGATGCCCGTGAGAAACTTGGCGAAATCTATTATCAAGCCGCATTGAACAACAACGCCGATGACACCGTATTAGCGCGTGCTAAAGAGCTGCCTTTGCGTGCACCGCTTATTATTATTTGTATTGCTAAGTATAAGCCTCATGACAAGGTGCCAAGAATCGAGCAGGTACAATCAGCAGGGTGTGCGGTAATGGCTATGCAACAAGCGGCATTTGCGCAAGGGCTTGCCGGTGTATGGCGCACGGGTACTTATGCACAAGACGACTATGTAAAACAAGCGCTTAATCTTGCTCCAGAAGATGAATTAGTTGGCTTTTTGTATCTTGGCAGCAAAGTAAACGATTTTAAAAAGTCGCGAAATATCGACGTTAATGATTTTTTCACAAGCTTGTAG
- a CDS encoding DoxX family protein: MTLLNHYQTLIQKSQIFSGIPFLLFRLILAPVMIIAGYSKLGMSENPASFFEAITALPSVVSWFGNSEWGLGLPMPGLLAFLAGWTEFLGGWLILIGLFTRAVAIPLAFTMVVAITTVHWHNGWFSITPTNSETSAAKVLDWLAIPGAKASLENSKAAQERLNKMREILDEHGFTEYLYETGKPVVLNNGIEFGFIYFAMLLSLFFNGGGRYVSLDYWLARKFLRNTQQDS, translated from the coding sequence ATGACACTGCTTAATCACTATCAAACATTAATTCAAAAAAGCCAGATCTTCTCTGGTATTCCATTTTTACTGTTCCGCTTAATTCTCGCACCTGTCATGATCATTGCAGGTTACAGTAAGCTCGGTATGAGCGAAAACCCTGCTAGTTTTTTCGAAGCCATTACAGCGTTACCTAGCGTTGTTTCATGGTTTGGTAATAGCGAATGGGGATTAGGCTTACCAATGCCGGGGTTATTGGCATTTTTAGCTGGGTGGACAGAGTTTTTGGGTGGGTGGTTGATTCTAATTGGCTTATTTACCCGCGCCGTTGCGATTCCATTAGCGTTTACTATGGTTGTCGCGATTACCACGGTGCATTGGCACAATGGTTGGTTTTCAATTACCCCAACAAATAGTGAAACCAGTGCCGCAAAAGTATTGGATTGGCTAGCTATTCCTGGTGCAAAGGCCAGTTTAGAAAATTCCAAAGCAGCACAAGAGCGATTGAACAAGATGCGCGAGATCCTTGATGAACATGGATTTACAGAATACTTGTATGAAACCGGTAAACCCGTTGTGTTAAATAACGGTATTGAGTTTGGTTTTATTTATTTTGCGATGTTGTTGAGCTTATTTTTTAATGGCGGCGGCAGATACGTCAGCCTCGATTATTGGCTTGCGCGCAAGTTTTTACGAAACACCCAGCAAGATAGCTAG
- a CDS encoding FAD-dependent oxidoreductase produces the protein MLEQELKLKNNSLRNRLVMGSMHTGLEEGVWNIKRLKAFYEARAKGGVGLIITGGFSPNLVGKLTPISSSFNTFFDVLKHRPVTKAVHEHGGKICLQLLHAGRYAYHPFNQAPSAIKAPINPYKPKEMSLSNIQSTVKSFAKSARLAERAGYDGVEIMGSEGYLINEFMAPRTNKRTDKYGGSNENRMRLAKEIVEAVRREVSDKFIIVFRISVMDLVEEGSTQDEVIEQAKVLEKAGVDIFNTGIGWHEARVPTIASMVPQGAFVEATEMLKQHVSIPCVAVNRINTPDLANSILTNKSADLISMARPLLADPDFFNKYVENKSDNINVCIACNQGCLDNVFKGKRATCLVNPRAGFELDYSLEPTTNAKNVLVVGGGPAGLAASCYLAEKGHKVTLIERSKHLGGQFNLAMRVPGKEDFNYTLDYFKSELAKLKVNVQLETAFEDSMYEQYDNLVFATGVRPREASFALKDGRTLLAYDEVIRGEVEIGKDVVILGAGGIGFDMVAFLAEKANKSVDEFKQQWAINVEGHQHHIPHNITMLKRSPGRFGSDLGKTTGWIHRAVAKQQNVQQISGCNYVELNKDGLVIEVDGKQQTIPCDSVITCIGQVSNTNTFESQLENGKYASKIDVIGGAKLASAIDAKRAIFEALQVARKI, from the coding sequence ATGTTAGAACAAGAATTAAAACTGAAAAACAATTCACTACGAAATCGCCTTGTAATGGGCTCAATGCACACCGGTTTAGAAGAAGGTGTTTGGAACATAAAGCGCTTAAAAGCGTTTTATGAGGCACGCGCAAAAGGCGGTGTTGGTTTAATTATTACAGGGGGCTTTAGCCCAAACTTGGTTGGTAAATTAACGCCAATCTCGTCGTCATTTAATACGTTTTTTGATGTGTTAAAGCATCGCCCAGTAACCAAAGCGGTGCACGAACACGGTGGTAAAATTTGCTTACAACTGCTTCATGCAGGACGATATGCCTATCACCCATTTAATCAAGCGCCAAGCGCAATTAAGGCGCCAATTAACCCATATAAGCCAAAAGAAATGTCGCTTAGCAATATTCAAAGCACGGTTAAGTCATTTGCTAAATCGGCTCGACTTGCAGAGCGTGCAGGCTATGATGGCGTTGAAATCATGGGGTCAGAAGGTTATTTAATTAATGAATTTATGGCTCCGCGTACCAACAAACGCACCGATAAATACGGTGGTTCAAACGAAAACCGTATGCGTCTTGCAAAAGAAATTGTTGAAGCTGTGCGCCGAGAAGTAAGCGATAAGTTTATTATTGTATTCCGAATTTCGGTAATGGATTTAGTGGAAGAAGGTTCAACCCAAGATGAAGTGATTGAACAAGCAAAGGTGTTAGAAAAAGCGGGTGTTGATATTTTTAACACCGGTATTGGCTGGCATGAAGCGCGTGTTCCAACCATTGCCAGTATGGTACCGCAAGGTGCGTTTGTTGAAGCAACCGAAATGCTAAAACAGCATGTATCTATTCCATGTGTTGCGGTAAACCGTATCAATACGCCAGACCTTGCTAATTCAATCTTAACTAATAAATCTGCCGATTTAATCTCAATGGCAAGACCGTTACTGGCAGACCCAGATTTCTTTAATAAATACGTTGAAAACAAAAGCGACAACATTAATGTGTGTATTGCGTGTAACCAAGGGTGTTTAGATAACGTATTCAAAGGTAAACGCGCCACATGTCTTGTCAATCCGCGCGCAGGTTTTGAACTAGATTATTCATTAGAACCTACAACTAATGCTAAAAATGTACTGGTTGTCGGTGGTGGGCCAGCAGGCTTAGCGGCAAGTTGCTATTTAGCTGAGAAAGGGCACAAAGTGACGTTAATTGAGCGCTCAAAGCACTTGGGTGGTCAGTTTAATTTAGCGATGCGTGTGCCGGGTAAAGAAGACTTTAACTATACCCTTGATTACTTTAAATCAGAGCTAGCTAAGTTAAAGGTAAATGTTCAGCTTGAAACTGCGTTTGAAGATAGCATGTACGAACAATACGACAATCTGGTATTTGCTACCGGAGTTCGCCCGCGTGAAGCGTCATTTGCGTTAAAAGATGGCAGAACCTTGCTTGCGTATGATGAAGTTATCCGTGGCGAAGTAGAAATTGGCAAAGATGTCGTTATTTTGGGTGCCGGCGGTATTGGTTTTGATATGGTTGCGTTTTTAGCTGAAAAAGCGAATAAGTCAGTTGACGAATTCAAGCAGCAATGGGCAATTAATGTCGAAGGGCATCAACATCACATTCCACACAATATTACTATGTTAAAGCGCAGTCCAGGTCGTTTTGGTAGCGACCTAGGTAAAACGACAGGTTGGATCCACCGTGCGGTAGCGAAGCAACAAAATGTACAGCAGATCAGTGGTTGTAATTATGTTGAATTGAATAAAGACGGTCTCGTTATCGAGGTAGATGGTAAACAACAAACTATTCCATGTGATTCGGTGATCACCTGTATTGGCCAAGTGTCTAATACCAATACCTTTGAATCACAACTCGAAAATGGAAAATATGCGTCTAAAATTGATGTGATCGGTGGCGCAAAATTGGCCTCAGCAATCGATGCAAAACGCGCAATTTTTGAAGCGCTGCAAGTTGCTCGAAAAATTTAG
- the sppA gene encoding signal peptide peptidase SppA has translation MVKKAFVGFWNILNFSRRLVLNILFFFILIALFVSIMSSEDEIIVEQDSALVLSLSGNIVEEKTYIDPVEAALNDSMGSNDEPPEVLLDDILMTIKYAAKDKKIKLLLLDLQKMQGAHLNKLKAIAAQLDKFKETGKKVYAYGDYYSQAQYYIASKADEILMHPYGAVDISGYATYPLYFKEAIDKLEISQHIFRVGTFKSAVEPLIRSNMSEAAKEANKAWLDALWLEYKTDVAAHRGFEITNFDEDMETYKEKFAKVNGHSGQFALQYKWVDQLVSKEALRQKLIAEVGSNESGKSFKQIAFNKYLKTLKPPFPIENPITDKVAVVVAKGNIVDGERKAGEIGGDSTAKLLRRARLNDKVKAVVLRIDSGGGSMFASEIIRAEVLALKDAGKPVIASMGSVAASGGYWIAANANEIWAAPSTITGSIGVFGTMMTFEKTLAKLGVYSDGVATTDMASFSMLRPLEPKLADVIQMSVESAYDRFLTVVSEARGMDKAEVDKVAQGRVWIGTKAKELGLVDALGNKQDAIKRAAELASLSMYDVITIEHQLTEQEMLVQKIFGESQAAAFVTAYISKDDYAPVKNSIMQTAHGLKQQVSSLEQFNDPNGVYAKCLVCTVSY, from the coding sequence TTGGTTAAAAAGGCATTTGTAGGCTTTTGGAATATTTTAAATTTTTCAAGACGCCTCGTATTAAACATTCTGTTCTTCTTTATTCTAATTGCACTGTTTGTATCAATTATGAGTTCAGAAGACGAAATTATTGTTGAACAAGACTCTGCGCTAGTACTGTCATTATCTGGCAATATTGTTGAAGAGAAAACATACATAGACCCTGTAGAAGCAGCACTTAATGACTCTATGGGTTCAAATGATGAGCCGCCTGAAGTATTGCTTGACGATATTTTGATGACGATTAAGTACGCAGCAAAAGATAAAAAAATAAAGCTGTTATTACTCGACCTACAAAAAATGCAGGGCGCGCATCTTAATAAATTAAAGGCTATTGCAGCGCAGCTTGATAAGTTCAAAGAAACTGGCAAAAAAGTATATGCATACGGCGACTATTACTCGCAAGCGCAGTATTACATTGCCAGTAAAGCCGATGAAATTTTAATGCACCCATATGGCGCTGTTGATATTTCAGGTTATGCAACTTACCCGCTTTATTTTAAAGAGGCGATTGATAAGCTGGAAATTTCACAGCATATTTTCCGCGTTGGTACGTTTAAGTCAGCTGTTGAGCCACTAATCCGCAGTAACATGTCAGAAGCTGCAAAAGAAGCAAACAAAGCATGGTTAGACGCGCTTTGGCTTGAATATAAAACAGACGTTGCAGCACACCGTGGTTTTGAAATAACAAACTTTGACGAAGATATGGAAACGTACAAAGAAAAGTTTGCCAAGGTTAATGGCCATTCAGGTCAATTCGCATTGCAATATAAGTGGGTAGACCAGTTAGTTAGCAAAGAGGCATTACGCCAAAAGCTAATTGCAGAAGTAGGCAGCAATGAATCAGGTAAGTCATTTAAACAGATTGCATTTAACAAATACTTAAAAACGTTAAAACCACCGTTCCCAATTGAAAACCCAATTACGGATAAAGTTGCTGTGGTTGTTGCAAAAGGAAACATTGTTGATGGCGAACGTAAAGCAGGTGAAATTGGTGGTGATTCAACAGCGAAACTACTGCGTCGCGCTCGCTTAAACGACAAAGTAAAAGCCGTTGTGCTACGTATTGATTCAGGTGGCGGTAGCATGTTCGCATCTGAAATTATTCGTGCAGAAGTGTTAGCGTTAAAAGACGCAGGTAAACCTGTTATTGCCTCAATGGGCTCTGTTGCTGCATCAGGCGGCTATTGGATTGCAGCAAACGCTAATGAAATTTGGGCGGCGCCAAGTACTATCACTGGTTCAATCGGTGTATTCGGTACTATGATGACATTTGAAAAGACCCTCGCTAAGTTAGGTGTTTATTCAGATGGTGTTGCAACAACCGATATGGCATCGTTTTCTATGCTGCGCCCACTTGAGCCAAAACTCGCTGACGTTATTCAAATGTCTGTAGAAAGCGCGTATGACCGCTTCTTAACGGTTGTATCTGAAGCGCGCGGCATGGATAAAGCCGAAGTTGATAAAGTAGCACAAGGTCGCGTGTGGATTGGTACAAAAGCAAAAGAGCTTGGCCTTGTAGATGCCCTTGGTAATAAACAAGATGCAATTAAACGTGCAGCTGAGCTTGCTAGCTTATCGATGTACGATGTTATCACTATTGAGCATCAACTAACTGAGCAAGAAATGCTAGTGCAAAAGATTTTTGGCGAATCTCAAGCGGCTGCATTTGTTACAGCGTACATTAGCAAAGACGATTACGCGCCAGTTAAAAACAGCATAATGCAAACAGCTCATGGTCTTAAACAGCAGGTATCAAGCTTAGAGCAGTTTAACGATCCAAATGGTGTTTACGCTAAGTGTTTAGTGTGTACAGTTAGCTACTAA
- the ansA gene encoding asparaginase translates to MKRKKIYIAYTGGTIGMKKSSKGYIPAEGFLTQTVKASAEFNREEMPLFDIHEYCPLIDSSDMSPMHWQQIADDIKAKYADYDGFVVLHGTDTMAYTASALSFMLENLTKPVIVTGSQIPLSQLRSDGQVNLLNAMYLAANYPIGEVSLYFNNQLYRGNRATKMHADGFAAFGSPNMSPLAKVGINIELIAGQLSPSLNNKLDVTKITPQQIAVLHLYPGISVDLIKSMMTDSLKALVLLSFGVGNAPQNPEMLELFSSATQAGLVIINLTQCIQGSVNMGGYATGNALLNAGVISGYDMTLEACLTKLHYLLSQNLEVETVRHLMQDNLKGELTR, encoded by the coding sequence ATGAAACGAAAGAAAATATATATCGCCTACACAGGCGGTACCATAGGTATGAAGAAATCAAGCAAAGGCTATATTCCAGCTGAAGGATTTCTTACTCAAACTGTTAAAGCCAGTGCTGAATTTAATCGTGAAGAAATGCCATTATTTGATATTCACGAGTATTGCCCGTTAATAGATTCATCTGATATGAGCCCGATGCATTGGCAGCAAATCGCCGATGATATTAAAGCAAAATACGCAGATTACGACGGTTTTGTCGTACTACACGGTACCGATACCATGGCCTATACCGCATCTGCCCTCTCCTTTATGTTGGAAAATTTAACCAAACCGGTGATTGTTACTGGGTCGCAAATTCCACTATCGCAATTGCGCTCAGACGGTCAAGTTAACTTACTCAACGCAATGTATCTTGCGGCTAATTACCCTATCGGTGAAGTAAGTTTATATTTCAATAATCAACTTTACCGTGGTAACCGTGCAACTAAAATGCATGCGGATGGTTTTGCTGCCTTTGGTTCACCTAACATGTCGCCGCTTGCTAAGGTAGGCATTAATATTGAGTTAATTGCCGGCCAATTAAGCCCAAGTTTAAACAATAAACTGGACGTTACTAAAATTACGCCTCAGCAAATTGCCGTATTGCACTTGTATCCAGGCATTTCTGTCGACCTGATTAAAAGTATGATGACAGACTCTTTAAAAGCACTTGTACTATTGAGTTTTGGTGTAGGTAATGCACCTCAAAACCCTGAAATGCTTGAATTATTTAGTAGCGCAACACAAGCAGGGTTAGTAATTATCAACCTTACTCAATGTATTCAAGGCAGTGTTAATATGGGTGGTTATGCAACCGGTAACGCACTATTAAATGCGGGCGTAATTAGCGGTTACGATATGACGTTAGAAGCCTGTCTTACAAAACTACATTACTTACTTAGTCAAAACTTAGAAGTTGAAACGGTACGCCATTTAATGCAAGACAACCTAAAAGGTGAACTCACTCGCTAG
- the msrB gene encoding peptide-methionine (R)-S-oxide reductase MsrB, protein MDKKWQTHLTDAQKHVCVDGGTEYPFTGEYNDFFESGDYYCVCCNALLFKSEDKFQSGCGWPAFSFSEKESIRYLRDSSHGMERIEVRCKQCDAHLGHVFNDSPPPTGTRYCINSVCLDFKAK, encoded by the coding sequence ATGGATAAAAAATGGCAAACACACCTCACCGATGCACAAAAACATGTGTGCGTAGATGGGGGCACTGAATACCCATTTACGGGAGAATATAACGACTTCTTTGAGTCGGGTGATTATTACTGTGTTTGCTGTAATGCTTTGTTGTTTAAATCGGAAGATAAATTTCAATCTGGTTGTGGTTGGCCGGCTTTTAGTTTCAGTGAAAAAGAAAGTATTCGTTACTTACGTGATAGCTCACATGGCATGGAACGCATTGAAGTGCGTTGTAAGCAGTGTGATGCGCATCTTGGTCACGTATTTAATGATAGTCCGCCGCCTACGGGTACGCGCTATTGTATTAACTCAGTGTGTTTAGATTTTAAAGCAAAGTAA